Below is a genomic region from Demequina sp. NBRC 110054.
ACTCGGTGCTCGAGGCCGCGCGGACCGGTGCCGCATGGGCATGGGAGAACCTCTACCGTGACCTCGCGGGGCCCGTGGGTGGGTACCTGCGAAGCAGGGGTGCCCCGGATCCCGAGGACGTCCTTTCCGAGACCTTCCTTTCGGTCGCTCAGGACATCCACCGCTTCGAGGGCGACGAGGCCGACTTCCGCGCATGGGTCTTCACGATCGCGCACCGGCGCATGCAGGACGCCTTCCGCAAGCAGGGCCGACGGGTGCCCACCTTCGACGGCGAGGCCGCGCTCGAGCACGCCGAGTCCGGCTGGCTCGGCAACGTCGAGGAGGAGGCGATGGGCCGCCTGTCGGTGGACCAGGTGGAGAGCCTCACCGCGGGCCTCTCCGTGGCGCAGCGAGACGTGCTCATGCTGCGCGTCATCGGCGACCTCTCCGTCGCGGAGACCGCCCGCGTGTTGGATCGCTCCGAGGGTGCGGTCAAGGCGATGCAGAGCCGCGCGCTCAAGACGCTGCGACAGAATCTTTCCGACGGTGCGTCACCTTTCGGCGCCGGCCAGCGATAACAAGGACGCCATGACGAATCACCCCGCTCGTGACGACGAGTTCGATTCCGCGCTCAAGGGCCTCGACCCCGAGGGCGCGGACATGGCCGTCCTCTCGGAGGCGTTCGACGCGTTGCGTCGGACCTACGTCTCCGAGCCGGACGCAGTGCACACGGCCGCCTTCGCAGGCA
It encodes:
- a CDS encoding RNA polymerase sigma factor; translated protein: MALGTGFDSVLEAARTGAAWAWENLYRDLAGPVGGYLRSRGAPDPEDVLSETFLSVAQDIHRFEGDEADFRAWVFTIAHRRMQDAFRKQGRRVPTFDGEAALEHAESGWLGNVEEEAMGRLSVDQVESLTAGLSVAQRDVLMLRVIGDLSVAETARVLDRSEGAVKAMQSRALKTLRQNLSDGASPFGAGQR